The following is a genomic window from Miltoncostaea oceani.
AAGTCGTGCCCGCTGGAGTAGCTGGGGGAGAGGGGTCCGTGGCCCATCGACGCCAGGGTAGCAACGCCCCTCGGACGGCTCCCCGGCCGCCCTGACAGGTGTCGGGAGGCGCCGCCGGGCCGGCGGGATCGTCCCACGGGGCGCCGCGTCCGTCACAACCGGATGCCGGTCGTGTGCCGGTTCCCGTGCACGTCGCCGCGCGGCGCGCGCCGGGTGCCAGCATCGCCCCATGGGTCGCCTGCGCATCGACCGGCTCACCCCGCCGCCCGCGCCCCTGCGCCGTGGCGACGCGGTGCTCGCCGGCCGCTGCCACCGGGCGTCGACGCCGCGGTCCCGCCTCGTCGGGCTGCTCGGGACCCCCGACCTCGACGCGGACGAGGCGCTGTGGATCACCCGGTGCGCGGCGGTCCACGCGATCGGCCTGCGGGCGCGCATCGGCTGCGCGTTCCTCGACCGCGACGGCCGGGTGCTCCGGGTCGTCGACCCGCTGCCCCGTCGCGGCGCGCACGTGCGGGGGGCGGATGCGGTGGTCGAGTGCCGGGCGGGCGTCCTCGCCGGGATCGCCGTCGGGGACGTGCTGCGACGCGACGAAATTCCCGCTACGAGCGACATCCGCGTCACGGCCGGGGGGTGACTCCGGACGCCCCCGCGACTCGTGCGTGTGCGGATCGGTCGCCAGCGGGGCGCCCGGACGCAGCGCACGGAGGTCCGAGATGTCCGTTGGGATCGGTGTCGCCGTCCCGTCCGTCCTCCTGGTCGAGGACGACGCGGCGACGCGGGCGTTCCTCTCCGAGAACCTGAGCGCCGACCGCTTCGCCCCGGTCGTCGCGACGTCGGCCGAGGAGGCGATCGAGATCCTCGGGCGCGCCCGGCCGGACGTGGCGGTGGTGGACGTCGGCCTCCCCGGCATGAGCGGCCTCGAGCTCGTCAGCCGCATCCGCGACGGCGCGGCCGAGGCGGAGTGGGATACCGGGATGCCCATCCTCCTGATCTCGGGCGAGGCGAGCCCCCACGCCGCGGTCCGCGGCATCGGCCGCGGCGCCGACGACTACGTCCCGAAGCCCTTCCACTACCCCGAGGTCCTCGCCCGGCTCGGCTCCCTGGTGCGGAGGTCCCGGGGGGCGACGCTCTGCGAGGAGATCCGCGTCGGCACCCTCGTCGTCGACCGGCATGCGCGACGGGCCACCCTCGGCGGCCGCGTCCTCGACCTGTCGGCAAAGGAGTTCTCGCTCCTCGCCGCCCTGGCCCGCGACCCCTCGCGCGTGCTCACCAAGGCCGAGCTCCTGCGCGACGTCTGGGGTTACCGCGCGGCCGCCCGCACCCGGACGGTCGACAGCCACGCCAGCCGGCTGCGGCGCAAGCTCGCCGACGCCGGCGGCGGCGAGCGCCTCGTCGTCAACGTCTGGGGCGTCGGCTACCGGCTGCTCCCCGAGGAGGTGTGACGTGATCGGCACGACCACCTCGCCCGGCGCCGTCGCGCCGGCCGACCACCTGGCGCGCGTGGTGCACGACCTCCACGGGCCCCTCACGGTGATCCGCGGCATGTGCGCGACGCTCCTGCGCGACGAACCCGCGCGTGACCGCCGCCGCGCCCTCGCCCTCATCGACGCCGAGGTCCTGCGCGTCGCGGACGGCCTGCGCGACCTCTCCCGCACCCCGGTGGGCGACCCGCCCGCCCCGGGGTGCGACCTGGCGGAGGTCGTCCGGGCGGCGGTGCGGCGCTTCGGCCCCGTCGCCGAGTCCGGGGGGCGACGCGTGGTCGCCCGAGGACGGCGCGGCCCCCTGCCGGTCGCCGCGCCGCCGGCCGCGCTGGCGCGGGTGCTCGACAACCTGTTGTGGAACGCCCTCCGCCACGCGGCGGACGGCGGCGTGGTCGTCGTGGGCGCGCGCGTGCGTCGCGGCGTCGCCGAGGTCCACGTCCGCGACGACGGGCCGGGGGTGCCCGCCGGGGACCGCGAGCGGATCTTCCTCCCCGGCGACCGCGGTTCCGCCCCGCGGGGCGCCGGCCACGGCCTCGGCCTCGCCATCGCCCGCGAGATCGCCGAGGCTCACGGCGGCCGGCTGACCCTCGACGCGGTCGGGTCGGGCGCGTGCTTCCGGCTCGCCCTGCCGCTGCGGAGCGACGCGGACCCCGGTCCGCGGGCGGCATGAGGACCCTCGTGACCGAGGCGGCCGTCGCGGCGCGGGCGACCGCCGGCCCCCGTCCCCTCGTCGTCGTCCCCCGCGCACGCCGCCGTGGCCGGTGGGCCGACCTCGACGCCGACGCCGTCGTCGCGGCCATCGCGGACGCGGGCGCCGGCGCCGTCGTGCTCGCGCGTCCTGCCGTCGACGACCCCGGGGCGGCGGCGCTGCCCGCCCTCGCCGCGGTGATGGGCGCCGCCCGCGTCCGGCTGCCGGGCGACGCCGGCCTCGCGGGGTGGGTCCTGTCGGTCGCGCGGCACCCCCACTTCAACGACTCGTCGCTCCTGCGCCGGCTCGAGGTCCTCGCCGGGGCCGCCGGCGGGCCGTCGGGCCTGCCCCGGCGCACGAGCGACGACGGCGCATCGGTGCCGTCCGTCCGCCCGCGGGTCCTCGCCCGCTGGGCGGGATGCGTCTGGCGGCCCTGCCCGCGGTGCGGCGGCGGGGGCCTCGCCGCCGCACCCTGCGCGCGGTGCGGCGCGCCGCGGCCGGAGCCGGCGTGATGCGGGCGCGGATCGGCGGGCGTCGCGCGGGCCTCTGGCTCGTGCTCGCCGGCTTGGCGGGCCTCGTCGCCGCCGTGGTCACGTTGCGCGCCGCCGCGACACCCGCCGACGCCGGGCGCGTCGTCGTGGCGCGCGCGCCGCTCGCCACCGGCCTGCTGATCGACGAGACGACCGCCCGGTCCGCGCTCGTCGTCGTCCCGGTGCCGGAGGGCCTGCCGCTCGCCGGGGTGCTGACCGACCCGGGGGCGGCCCTCGGCCGCAGGATCGCCGTGCCGGTCTCGCCGGGGGAGCCGGTGACCGAGGCGGCCCTCGGCGGCGCGCCGGGCCTCGGGCCGGCGCCGCTCGCGGTGGGGGAGCGTGCGGTGCCGGTCCCGTTGTCGGCCGCCGGAGGCGGCGCCGCGGGTCTCGTGACCGGCGCCCGGGTCGACGTCGTCGCCTCGACCGGCGAGGGGCCGGCCGGGCGCACGGCCATCGTCGTCGCCGACGCGGAGGTGCTCGCCGTCGCCGCCTCCCCGTCGCCCGACGGCCTCACGGGGACGGGCGAGGCGCTGCTGCGCGTGTCGGCGACGCAGGCGCTGCGGATCACCGCCGCCCTGAACTTCGCGCGCGAGGTGCGCCTGCTGGTGCGGCCCGCCGACGAGGTCGGCACCCCCGGTCCCCAGGAGGTGCCGGCGCCGTGACCCCGGCCGGTCCGACCGCACGGGGGGCGCTCGTCGTCGTCGGGGCGACGGGGGGCTGCGGGACCAGTCTGCTCGCGGGAGCGCTCGCGCTGGCCTGGCAGCGGGCGCACGGCGCAACCTGGCTCGTCGAGCTCGACCTCGGACGGGGCGACCTCGCCGACGCCTGGGACCTCCCGGGCGACCGGACCATCGACGACCTGGCGGAGGTGTCCGACGAGCTCGCCCCGCACCACCTCCGCGCCGCGGCCCAGCCGCACCCGTCGGGGCTCGCGGTCCTGGTCGCCCCGCCACGGCCGGCGGCCGGGTGGGACGCGCCGGCCGCGGCGCGCCTGGTGGCCACTGCCGGGGCGGGGGATGGGGACCGGTGCGTGGTCGACGCCGGCTGCGGGCTGCGTTCCCACGCCATCGGCGCGGCCGCGTCGGCGCGCGGGGTCCTGGTCGCGTGCGCGCCCCGCATCGCGGCGGCGCGCCGGGCGCGACACGTCGTGGAGGGGCTCGCCCGCTCGGCCCCGTCGGCACGGGTGGGGATCGTGGTGTGCGGCGGCCCCGGTCGGTCCGAGATCGGGGCGCGCGCGCTCGGCCGTGCTGTGGGCGCGCCCGTGACCGGCGAGCTCCCCTGGTCGCCCCGGGAGGCGGATGCCCTGTCGGCGGGGCGCTGGCCCGCGCGGCGGCGGCGTGGCCTGGCCGCCGCGGTCGCCGCGCTCGCGGAGGCCACGTGATGGAGGCCCCCGACCCGGCGCTCGTCGAGCACCTGCGGGCACGCGCCGCCCGCGATCCGCGCGTCGACGGCCGGGGGACGCCCCGCGAGGAGCTGGCGTCGGTCGTCGGTGACCTCCTCGACGAGGAGCGGCGCATCCTCACGGCCGCCGCCCGCGACGCCGTGGTGCAGGCGGTCGTCGACGAGGCCCTCGGCCTCGGACCGCTGGAGGCGCTGCTGCGCGATCCGCGCATCACCGAGGTGATGGTCTGCGGCCCGCACCGCGTCTTCGTGGAGCGTGACGGCCGCATCACGCCCACGGACGCCCGCTTCCACGACGACGCGCACCTCCTCCACGTGATCGACCGGATCCTCGCCCCGCTCGGCCGGCGCGTGGACGAGGCGAGCCCCATGGTCGACGCGCGCCTGCCCGACGGCTCCCGGGTCAACGCGGTGATCCGCCCGCTCGCGCTCGACGGTCCCGCGCTCACCATCCGGCGGTTCGGCGGCGGGCCGCTGACCGGCGACGACCTGGTGCGGCTCGGGACGATCGACGCGCCGGTCCTCGCCCTGCTGCGCGCGGCGGTGCGGGCGCGGCGCAACGTCCTGGTGACGGGAGGGACGGGGAGCGGCAAGACGACGACCCTCGCGGCCCTCGCGGCGTTCGTCCCGCCGGGGGAGCGCATCGTGACGATCGAGGACGCCGCCGAGCTGCGGATCGCCCTGCCCCACGTCGTGCGCCTCGAGAGCCGGCCACCCTCGCTCGAGGGCGCCGGTGCCGTCTCGATCCGGGCGCTCGTGCGCAACGCGCTGCGGATGCGACCCGACCGGATCGTCGTCGGGGAGGTCCGCGGCGGCGAGGCCCTCGACATGCTGAGCGCGATGACGACCGGGCACGAGGGGTCCCTGTCGACGCTCCACGCGTCCTCGCCGGGCGACGCCGTCCGCCGCCTCCAGACCCTCGCGCTGATGGGCGACCTCGACCTCCCGTACCGGGCGGTCGCCGACCAGGTGGCGAGCGCCGTGGACCTCATCGTCCACCAGGCCCGGCGGCCCGACGGCGCGCGCCGGGTGGTCGAGGTCGCCGCGGTCGGCCCGGGCCCCGATGGGCCCGTGCTCACCCCGCTCGTCACCTGGCGGCCGGCGGGCGGCGCGCGGAACGGGTTCGCGTGGACACCCGCCGGGCTGACGTGGGCGGCGGACGCCGACGCCGCCGCCGCGCTGGAGGAGGTGGCGTGAGCGCGGCGGCCGCGGCGGTGGCGGCCTCCGCATCGGTCGCGTTGCTGGTGACCGGCGTGGGGCGGGCGGTGGCGGCGCGCCCGCGGCGAACCCGCCGGCCGGGGGAGGGGACGCCGGCGCCGCTCGCCCGCACCGTCGCGGGTGCCCGGCTGGACCGCTGTCTGCGGCGCGCCGGGGTGCCGCTCGGCCCCGACGCGTTCGCGGCGCTGGTCGCGGCGTGCGCCGCCCTCGCCGCGATCGTCGCGTGGCGCGTCGTCGGGCTCCCCGTCGCGGGTGCGGCGGGGGCGGGCGGGGTCGTGGCGGCGGCCGTCGTGCTGGTCCGGTCGGCCGACCGGCGGCACCTCGCGCGCGTCGAGGCGCAGCTCCCCGGCGTCGCCCAGGCGCTCGCGACCGGACTCGGGGCGGGCCTCTCCCTGCGCCAGGCGCTCACACGGGCGGTGCGCGACGCCCCGGAGCCGGTGCGCTCCGAGCTCGCCCAGGTGGTCCGGGAACTCGAGCTCGGCGGCCGGGTCGAGGTCGTCCTGGAGGGGGCCGCCGCGCGCCTGCCCGCACGGGACCTGCGGATCATGGTCACCGCGATCCTCGTCCAGCGGCGGACCGGCGGGAACCTCGCCCGGGCGCTCGCCGGGTTGTCGGACCGGCTGGAGGAACGCGGGCGGCTCGCGCGCGAGCTGCGGGGCGCCACCGCGCAGGCACGGATGACCGCGTGGCTCGTCGCCGCGCTCCCCGTCGGCGGCGCGGTCATGGCCGAGATCGCGTCACCCGGGACCATCGGCCGCGTGGTGGGGCAGCCGCCCGGGCCCGCGCTGCTGGGCGTGTCGAGCGCCCTCTACGGCGTCGGCGTCGTCCTCATCCGGCGGATCGGGCGGGTCGAGCCGTGAGCCCGGTGCTCCTCTGGGTGCTGGCGTTGGCCTGCGCGGCGGCGGGGTTGCGCGAGAGGCGCGCGGCGGCGCGGTCCGCGGACGCGACCGCGCTGTCGGGGGGCGGACGGGGCGTCCCAGGGGTGCTCGCGGTCGCCGCGCGGATGCCCTGCCCCGAGGCGCTGTGGCGGCTCGCGGCGCGTGACGCCGACGCCGGCCGACTGGCACGTGCCGGCCTCGCGGGGGCGCTCGCGCCGGCGGGCCTCGCGCGGGCGCGGGTCAACGGGGCCCTCGTCGGCGTGGCGGCCGGGGCGGCGCTCGCGCTCGTCGCACCCCCGGCCGCGGTGTTGGTGCCGGTGCTCGCCGGGCTCGGGCTGATGGCGCCCGGGTACGTCCTGACGCTCCGCGAACGGGCCCGGCGGCGCGCCCTGGTGCGCGAGCTGCCGGACCTGCTCGACCTGCTCGGCATCTGCGTCGAGGCGGGCATGGCGCTCGACCCGGCGCTCGACCTCGCGGCCGGGCGGCTCGGCGGGGTGCTCGGCGAGGAGATCGGCGCCGTGCTGCGGGACCTCGCGCTCGGAACCCCCCGCGCGACGGCCTACCGCGAGTTGACCGCCCGCGTCGGCGCGCCGGAGCTCGCTCGGACGGTCGGCGCACTGCTGCAGGCCGAGGAGCTCGGGGCGCCCCTCTCGCGGGCGCTCGAGGGACAGGCGGTGGCGCTGCGGGCGTCGCGACGCCAGGACGCCCGGGAGCGGGCGGCGCGCGCCGCGCCGAAGATCCAGCTCGTCGTGGCGATGGTGATGGTCCCCGCGGTGCTGCTCCTCGTGATCGGCGTGCTGCTGATCGAGCTGGCGCGCCAGGTGGGCGGGGTCGTCGGGTGAGGCGCCGGGTCGGTGACGCCGGCCGCGGGTCGGCGACGGCGGACTACCTCGGAGCCGTCCTCGCCGTCGGGCTGATGCTGCTCGCCCTCACGGCGGTGCGCGAGCACCGCCCCCAACGGCGGCCGCCCATCGACCCCGTCGCGGAGGTGGCCGCCCTCGTGCGCCCCGCGCCCGTGGTGCGGGTCCGGACGCCGCGTCCCCCCGGCACGGGGCCACCCCGGCGCCGCGGCCCCCGGCGTCCGCCGCCCCCGCGTCCGACGGTGCTCGTGCCGGGCTGGGCCGTCGGCTGGTGATCCCGGTACCCTCGGTACGTGGTCCTCGTCGTCCTCCTGCTCGCCGTCCTCGCCCTGATCGTCATCGGGTCGTGGGCCCTCGGGCTCGTGCTCAGCCTGCTGTGGTGGGTCATCGTCGGCGCGATCATCGGGGTGCTCGGGCGCATGCTCATCCCCGACGACCGCCGCCCCGGCCTCATGGCGACCGTGCTCTCCGGCATCGTCGGGTCCCTGCTCGGCGGGGTCATCGCCAACGCCCTCGACGTCGGGCGGATCCTCGAGTTCGGCATCGCCGTCCTCGTCGCCGCCGGGTTGATCCTCGCCTTCGCGTCCGACCGGCGGAGCGCCACCACCTAGGCTCGGGACGGTCCCGCGGGCCCGGGCCGCGAGCCGCTGTGACGGCTCCGGGGCCGGCGGCGGATACCGTGCGTGAGTGTCGCCCCGGCCCCCCGCCCCACGATGAGCCCGTCGCGCACCCGACCGGCGTTCGCCGACGTCGCCGAACGGAACCTCGACGGCGTCTACCGGTACCTCACGCACCTCACCGGGAACCGCGACCTCGCCGAGGACCTCACATCCGCCACCTTCGAACGGGCCCTCCGCGACTGGCGGCGGTACGACCCCGCCCGCGCGACCCCGCAGGTCTGGCTCGTCGAGGTGGCACGGCGGGTCGCGCTCGACCACTTCCGCAAGGACGGCCGCCGCCGGGCACGTGAGGAGCGCTACGCCGCCGACGTCCCCGAGGCCGTCCCCGGACCCGAGGCGCCCGGGGGGTTCTCCGCCGACCTCCGGGCGGCCCTCGGCCGCCTCACCCGCGGCGAACGCGAACTCGTCGCCCTGCGCGTCGTCCTCGGGCTCGACGCCGCCGAGGCCGGCCGCATCGCGGGGATGACCCCCACCGCCGTCGGCACGTCCCTGCACCGAGCGCTCACGAAGTTGCGACAGGAGGTGGAGCGACCGTGACCGGACCCCACGACATCGACCCCGACCGGCTCGGGGAGCTCATCGACGGCGCCACACCCACCGACGCCGACGAACAGGCCCTCGTCGCCCTCGTGCAGCAGACCCGCGACCTCGAACCCGGGGCCCCCGACGACCTCCGCCGCCGCGTCCTCGACGACGCCCGCCGCGCCGCCGCGACCGGGGACCGCCCCCGCCGCGGCATCCGCGCGCTCGACCCCCGCCGCTGGATCGGCGAGGGCGGGGGCGACCGCCGCCGACGCCTCCTCGTCGCCGCCCCCGTCGTCGCCGGCATCGTCGCCGTCGCCCTCATCGCCATCCCCGCACTCGACGACGGCGGCACCGGCCCCAGCGGCGGCGACGCCGCATCCGCCGGGGCCACCTCCGACGGCACGCGGCTCGCCGTGCCCGCCGCACCTGGCGCCGCCGACTCCGCCGCGCCCGCCGCCCCCGGCGCCGAGGCCGACCAGGGCGCACCCGCACCCGCACCCGAGCGCGCCGCCGCCCCCGCCATCGCCACGCCGGCGCCCGGTCCTGTCCCCGACGGGACGCGCCTCACCAACGTCACCGTCCGCACCCGCGTGCAGGTCGCCGACGTCGACGCCCTCTCCCGGGCCAGCACCAGCGCCATGCGCACCACACGCGCCCTCGGCGGGTACACCGCCAGCTCCGACTACGGCGTCCCCGACGGCGGCCGCGGCACCAACGACCTCGTCCTCCGCATCCCCACCACCAAGGTCGACCAGGCGCTCGCCGCCTTCGGGAGGCTCGGCACCGTCATCGGCCAGGACGCCGACATCGTGGACGTCACCGCCGCCGTCGCGACCGGAGACCGCGGGGTGACCCGCGCCGCCGAGGCCCTCGCCGACCTGCGCGCCCGCGCCGCCGCCGACCCCGCCGACGCCGCACTCGCCCGCCGCGTCGTCCGCGCCGAGGCCGCCCTCGCCCGGGCGGAGGCCGCCGTCGCCGCACAGCGCGAACGGGCGCGCCTCGCCGTCGTGTCCCTCACCCTCACCACCGAGGGCCCCCCGGCCGCACCGCGGGAGGAGGGCCGTTTCGCCGGCCCGATCGGCGACTCCGGCGACCGCCTCGCCGGGGCGCTCGCGTGGCTGCTCGGCGCCCTCGTCCTCATCGGGCCCTTCGCCCTCCTCGCCGCCCTCGCCGCCTGGGCCGCCCACCGCCACCGCGGACGCTCCGCCCGGCGGCTCATGGGCTCCGCCTAGACCCACCGCCCGCCGGGAGCCGTCAGGCCGTCAGGCCGGGGGGTCGTCCTCCACGCACTGCGCGGCCGCCGCCGCGCAATCCGCCGTGTGGCCGCCGGTGGCGCGCCGCAGCAGGTGGTAGAGCGTCTCCCGCTCGTCCGCGTCGAGCGCCGCGAGCACCTCGTCCTCCGCGGCGGTCAGGGCCGCCTCGGCCTCGCCGAGCCGCCGGGCCCCGGCCACCGTCAACGACACGGTGTGGCGACGCCGGTCGTCCACCGCACGCTCCCGCACGATCAGGCCGTCGGCCTCCAGCTCGTTCAGCAGCCCCACCAGGTTCGTGCGGTCCACCTGCAACGCCGACGCGAGGGCCTGCTGCGTCCCGCCGCTGTGCTCCCGCAGGACCGTCAACGCCACCAGGTGCCGGGGCCGCAGCCCCAGGGGCGCCAGCGCCGACTCGGCACGCGACCGCGTCAGGCGGGCCAGGTGGTCGAGGAGGGCCGACGAACGGTGCGCGGCCGTGGCGGGGGACGGCATCGGCCGATTGTAGCCCCCGCCGCCTACCGGTCGTGTGTTACAACTCGTTTGCGCAAAGCAAACGATTTGGGAGCAACGACCTGATGCCGCACCTCCTGCACATCGACTCGAGCATCCAGGGCGAGCGGTCGGTCAGCCGCGCGCTGACCGCCCGGGCGGCCGCGGCCTGGCGCGCGGCGCACCCCGCGGGCGTCGTCACCTACCGCGACCTCGGCGCCGACCCGCCGCCGCACCTCGACAGCGCGACGGGCACCGCGCGGATGATCCCGCCCGCCCGGCGCACCCCCGCCCAGCAGGCGTCGTGGGAGCTCACCGAGCGGCTGGTGGGGGAGGTCGCGCGGGCCGACACGATCATCCTCGGCCTGCCGCTCTACAACTTCGGTCCTCCGAGCGCGGTGAAGGCGTGGGTCGACCACCTCATCGCCCCGGGGCTCTCCCTCGACGCGGAGACGCAGGCGCCGCTGCTCGCCGGCCGCGACTTCCTCGTGCTGGCCTCCCGCGGCGGCGGCTACGGCGAGGGCACCCCGCGCGAGGGATGGGACCACGCGGAGGCCTGGCTCGGCCACGGCGTCGCCCTGACCGGCCTGGAGCCGCGCTTCATCACGGCGGAGCTCACGCTGGCGGCCGTCACCCCGGCGATGGCGGGGCTGCTGCCGCTGGCCGCCGAGAGCCTCGCCGCGGCGGAACGGGCGATCGACGCGCAGTGGGTGGCCGTGGCGGCCTAGGGGGTCCGGACCCGGGCGAGCTCCAGGGGGATCCGCTCGAGGTGCGCGCGCAGCCCGGTGCGTCGCGCCTCGAGCCACCCCCAGCGCGGCCGGCGGTCGCCGTCGAGCGCCTCGCCGACGCTGCCCGGGTTGACGAACAGGCACCCGTGCGCCGACCGCACCAGGGGGACGTGCGTGTGGCCGCTCACCACGCAGTCCGGGCGCCCGAGGGCGTCGTGCAGGCGCCGCAGGTCGCGCTCCGGCGTGTGGGCGTCGACCGCCTCGCGCGGGTCGTCCGGCGCGCCGTGCATCAGCACGATCGTCGCGCCGCGCAGGGACACCCGCACCAGCATCGGCAGGCCCCCGAGGAACGCCAGGTTCCCGGGGGACAGCTGGTTCGTCGTCCACGCCCGCGATCCGATCCGCCGCGCCTTCGGGCTGTCGGGGTCGCGACGGGGGCGGTTCACGACCTTGCGGTCCGTGTTGCCCATCACGCACGGCCACCCGAGCTCCCGGACCGTCGTCACGCACGCGTCGGGCTCGTCGCCGCGCATCACGAGGTCACCGGTGCACACGCCCCGCTGCAGCCCGGCCCCCGCCATGGCGTCGAGCACCGCCCGCAGCGCCGTGGCGTTCGCGTGCACGTCGCCCATCACCCCCAGGCGGTCAGGCACCGGCGTCGATCCCGAGGGCGCCCTCGAGCCGTGACCTGAAGCGCTCCGCCTTCAGCCTCCGCCACTCGTCGAGGAAGCGCGCGTACAGGTCCTCGCGCTCGCGCCGGCGCCGCCCGATCAGCGCGTGGACCCCGAGGCGCTCGTCGGCGCGGCGCCCCACCTCGAGCTCCCGGCGGAACGCCCGGAACGCCGCCTCCGACGCGGGACCCTCCCGGCGCCGCCGCCGCACGGACGCCTCGCCCACCAGGCGCCGCGCCGCCCCCGACTCACGGTCGTCGAGCCACGCGAGGTGCTCCTCCAGCCGCGGGATCTGCACGTCGCAGTCGTGGATGTCCCCGAGCAGGTCCTGGAGCAGCCGGATGTCGTCGAGGAACGGCCCGAGGTCGTCGTCGAAGGCGAGGCCGAAGATCTCGAGGAGGTAGCGCAGCCGCTTGCACGCGATCCGCATGTCGTGCAGGTCCTTCACGTTCGCCGGGTCGGCGACCCGGCCGTCGTAGCCGTAGACCTCGCCGATCCGCACGGCGAGGATCCTCCGCGCGTTCGGCCGCAGGCGGGCGTCCGCGTCGAGGCCGGCGACGGGGTGGGGCCTCGCCATCAGGCCTCCGGGGGCCGGGGCTTCAGGGTGGCGAGCCGGATCCCGGTGTGCTCACCGACGTACCGGTCGAGCCGCTTCGCGAACCGCTCGTCGTCGATCCGGGTGAACAGCGCGACGATCCGCGGTTGCTCGCGGGCCCGGTCCTCGCGGTACCGCGCGATCAGCCCCTCGACACCCGGCCGCTCGTCCTCCGCCATCCCCGGCAGCAGCGCGGTCAGGCCCTCGATCGCGACGTCGAGGTCGCGGGCGTCGCCGAGCACGTCGGTGATCTCCTTCACCTGCCGCAGGTGGCGGCGGAACGACTTCGGGGGGAACGCCCCCTCGAACGCGTCCATCGCGGCGCGCAGGCGGCGCGACGAGACGCGCATCGCGTGGAGCTCCTCGATGTCCTCCGCGAGCTCGGTGCCGTCGCGGTAGCTCCACATCTCGGCCCAGCGCGTCAGGATGACCCGGCCGGCGGCCTCGCGGAACCGGGCACGTCCCCGGAGGCCCGGCACCTCCCACGCACGCGCCACCCCCGGGCTACTCCGCGGCCCGCTGGCGGACCATGACCGACTCCCGGACGGCGCCGCGCAGGGCCTTGCCGCTCGCGAGGACCGCCCAGTCGATGTCGAGCTGCATGCCGAGGTCGATCAGGGCACGCACGATCTGCCCCTCGTCGATGCCGGCGCCCGACAGCTCCGACGCCTCGCGTAGCCAGCGGCGCTGCGACTTCGAGACCGTGACCGTGATGTCCTTGCGGGCGTCCTTGCGGCGGGTGGTGATCGCGCCGTCGCCGAGGCGGGCGTAGGTGCCCGGGGGGGACCCCGCCGGCGCCCCCAGCATCGACTGGTAGGTCACTCCGCGCCTCATGTCCCGGCCTCCCCGTCGGGCGACGCGGCGTCGAGGCTGATGCGGCGGTCCTCGGCCAGGTCGCGGATGGTGTCCTCGCCGATCGTCTCCTCGCCGCGGGCGGCGGCGACGAACAGGGCGTTCGCGAGCAGGAGGTTGACGAGGCGGGGGACCCCGCCGGTCTCCTCGTGCGCCGCCCGCGCCGCCCGCTTCGAGATGATCCGCCCGGCCGCCCCCGCCACGCGGGTGCGGTGCAGCGCGTACTGGTCCACCTCGTCGGCCGTCATCGGTCCGAGGTGGTACCGGACGACGACGCGCTGGGCGACCTGCGGCTGGCGCTCGACGCGCAGGGTCAGCTCGGGCTGGCCGAGCAGGACCACCGGGGCGCCCGGAGCCCCGCCG
Proteins encoded in this region:
- a CDS encoding type II secretion system F family protein, which encodes MSPVLLWVLALACAAAGLRERRAAARSADATALSGGGRGVPGVLAVAARMPCPEALWRLAARDADAGRLARAGLAGALAPAGLARARVNGALVGVAAGAALALVAPPAAVLVPVLAGLGLMAPGYVLTLRERARRRALVRELPDLLDLLGICVEAGMALDPALDLAAGRLGGVLGEEIGAVLRDLALGTPRATAYRELTARVGAPELARTVGALLQAEELGAPLSRALEGQAVALRASRRQDARERAARAAPKIQLVVAMVMVPAVLLLVIGVLLIELARQVGGVVG
- a CDS encoding RNA polymerase sigma factor yields the protein MSVAPAPRPTMSPSRTRPAFADVAERNLDGVYRYLTHLTGNRDLAEDLTSATFERALRDWRRYDPARATPQVWLVEVARRVALDHFRKDGRRRAREERYAADVPEAVPGPEAPGGFSADLRAALGRLTRGERELVALRVVLGLDAAEAGRIAGMTPTAVGTSLHRALTKLRQEVERP
- a CDS encoding type II secretion system F family protein, which codes for MSAAAAAVAASASVALLVTGVGRAVAARPRRTRRPGEGTPAPLARTVAGARLDRCLRRAGVPLGPDAFAALVAACAALAAIVAWRVVGLPVAGAAGAGGVVAAAVVLVRSADRRHLARVEAQLPGVAQALATGLGAGLSLRQALTRAVRDAPEPVRSELAQVVRELELGGRVEVVLEGAAARLPARDLRIMVTAILVQRRTGGNLARALAGLSDRLEERGRLARELRGATAQARMTAWLVAALPVGGAVMAEIASPGTIGRVVGQPPGPALLGVSSALYGVGVVLIRRIGRVEP
- a CDS encoding DUF192 domain-containing protein: MGRLRIDRLTPPPAPLRRGDAVLAGRCHRASTPRSRLVGLLGTPDLDADEALWITRCAAVHAIGLRARIGCAFLDRDGRVLRVVDPLPRRGAHVRGADAVVECRAGVLAGIAVGDVLRRDEIPATSDIRVTAGG
- a CDS encoding SAF domain-containing protein → MRRAAAGAGVMRARIGGRRAGLWLVLAGLAGLVAAVVTLRAAATPADAGRVVVARAPLATGLLIDETTARSALVVVPVPEGLPLAGVLTDPGAALGRRIAVPVSPGEPVTEAALGGAPGLGPAPLAVGERAVPVPLSAAGGGAAGLVTGARVDVVASTGEGPAGRTAIVVADAEVLAVAASPSPDGLTGTGEALLRVSATQALRITAALNFAREVRLLVRPADEVGTPGPQEVPAP
- a CDS encoding sensor histidine kinase, producing the protein MIGTTTSPGAVAPADHLARVVHDLHGPLTVIRGMCATLLRDEPARDRRRALALIDAEVLRVADGLRDLSRTPVGDPPAPGCDLAEVVRAAVRRFGPVAESGGRRVVARGRRGPLPVAAPPAALARVLDNLLWNALRHAADGGVVVVGARVRRGVAEVHVRDDGPGVPAGDRERIFLPGDRGSAPRGAGHGLGLAIAREIAEAHGGRLTLDAVGSGACFRLALPLRSDADPGPRAA
- a CDS encoding GlsB/YeaQ/YmgE family stress response membrane protein, translating into MVLVVLLLAVLALIVIGSWALGLVLSLLWWVIVGAIIGVLGRMLIPDDRRPGLMATVLSGIVGSLLGGVIANALDVGRILEFGIAVLVAAGLILAFASDRRSATT
- a CDS encoding response regulator transcription factor — encoded protein: MSVGIGVAVPSVLLVEDDAATRAFLSENLSADRFAPVVATSAEEAIEILGRARPDVAVVDVGLPGMSGLELVSRIRDGAAEAEWDTGMPILLISGEASPHAAVRGIGRGADDYVPKPFHYPEVLARLGSLVRRSRGATLCEEIRVGTLVVDRHARRATLGGRVLDLSAKEFSLLAALARDPSRVLTKAELLRDVWGYRAAARTRTVDSHASRLRRKLADAGGGERLVVNVWGVGYRLLPEEV
- a CDS encoding CpaF family protein produces the protein MEAPDPALVEHLRARAARDPRVDGRGTPREELASVVGDLLDEERRILTAAARDAVVQAVVDEALGLGPLEALLRDPRITEVMVCGPHRVFVERDGRITPTDARFHDDAHLLHVIDRILAPLGRRVDEASPMVDARLPDGSRVNAVIRPLALDGPALTIRRFGGGPLTGDDLVRLGTIDAPVLALLRAAVRARRNVLVTGGTGSGKTTTLAALAAFVPPGERIVTIEDAAELRIALPHVVRLESRPPSLEGAGAVSIRALVRNALRMRPDRIVVGEVRGGEALDMLSAMTTGHEGSLSTLHASSPGDAVRRLQTLALMGDLDLPYRAVADQVASAVDLIVHQARRPDGARRVVEVAAVGPGPDGPVLTPLVTWRPAGGARNGFAWTPAGLTWAADADAAAALEEVA